Part of the Propionimicrobium sp. PCR01-08-3 genome, ACTCATGGCCAAGCGTATGGAGTTGAAAGACCTCGACATCTACTACGGCAGTTTCCTTGCCGTGCAGGGGGTCAGCATGGTGGTCGAACCGCGCTCGGTGACCGCGTTCATCGGGCCGTCCGGCTGCGGCAAGTCGACGGTGCTGCGCAGTCTCGACCGGATGCTGGAGCTCACTCCGGGTGGCCGGGTCGAGGGCCAGGTGCTGCTCGACGAGCAGGACATCTACGCGTCCAATGTCGATCCGGTGCGGGTGCGCCAACAGATCGGCATGGTCTTTCAGCAGCCCAACCCCTTCCCCACCATGAGCATCCGCGACAATGTGCTCGCCGGCATCAAGCTGAACAACCGCAAGATGCCCAAGTCCCAACAGGACGAGGTCGTCGAGCGTTCGCTGCGTGGGTCCAATCTGTGGAACGAGGTCAAGGACCGGCTGGATGCTCCCGGCAACGGTTTGTCGGGCGGCCAGCAGCAGCGGCTGTGCATCGCCCGGGCGATCGCTATCGAGCCCGAGGTGCTGTTGATGGACGAGCCCTGCTCGGCGCTGGACCCGATCTCGACGCTGGCCATCGAGGACCTGATTCAAGAGCTCAAGGAGAATTTCACGGTCGTCATCGTCACCCACAACATGCAGCAGGCCTCACGGGTGTCCGACAAGACCGGCTTCTTCAACATCGAGGGCACCGGCAAGCCCGGTCACCTGATCGAGTTCGACTACACCGAGAAGATCTTCACCAACCCCTCGCTGCCCGACACCGAGCGCTACATCACCGGCCAGTTCGGGTAACTTGCGCAGCAAGTAGTGAGCCTTGAGGACCAAGACATTGCGCCTATGACGTATCACGTTATAGGCTGCTGGTTGTGATCAGATCGTTCGCTGACAAGCAGACCGAACGGCTGTTCATGCGCGAGACCGTTCGAACACTGGATCCGCAAATCCAACGCAACGCACTGATCAAGCTGTGGCTACTCGATGCCGCCGACACATTGCAGGATCTCAGGATCCCGCCGGGCAACCACCTCGAAGCCCTTCATGGAGATCGCACAGGACAACACAGCATCCGTATCAACAAGAAATGGCGGATCTGTTTTACATGGACCAAGGCAGGACCCACTGAAGTCGAAATCACGGACTACCACTAGGAGGATGACATGACTGAGAAAATGGCTCCTGTGCATCCTGGAGAAATACTCCAAGAGGAGTTCATGGAACCTCTCGGTATCACTCAGAACAGACTGGCGGTCTCCATCGGTGTGCCGCCACGGCGTATCAACGAGATCGTCCACGGAAAGCGCCGGATCACGGCTGACACCGCGTTGCGGCTGGGCCGCTATTTCGGCACCACTGCGCAAATATGGCTCAATCTGCAGACGCACCATGACCTGGAGCTCGCCAAGGATCGCGCTCGCGAAGAAATCGATGCCATCACTCCGCTGCAAGCAGCATGAGCTGATCTGTCGTCGAACGGCTCGGCTTGGTCTCATACTGAATCGCAAGGAGGGCTCATGACTTTGATCTGGGCGCACGCCAGGTCTGAGAAGATCACCGCGTCGAACACGTTGGAGGCGTTCGAAGCGGCCATCGAAGACGGAGCCGACGGGCTGGAGTTCGATGTCCACCAGTCCTCGGACGGCGTCCTGGTCTGCGCGCATGACGGAACCTTGGAAGGCCCCGGCGGTGAGAAGAAGGTCATTGCCGAGACGAGCTACGCCGATCTGCGCAAGCTCGATGTGGGTGATGCCAGTACCGGCGTGGCACGCATCCCACGATTGGACGAAGTCTTCGAGCTGTTCGCGCCCACCGACCGGCTGCTGAACGTCGAGCTCAAGAACCTACCGCCGGTCTACCCCGGTTATGCCCGCAACGTGCTGCAGCACATTGCCGCCTCGGGCATGGCAGAACGAATCGTGATCAGCAGTTTCGATCACCGGCTACTCCGCGAGATCCAGCAACTCGACGCGTCGATCCAGGTCGCCGCGCTCTATCCCGACGGGATGCTCGAGCCGTGGACCTATCTGAAAGCGGTCGGCATTCCGCAAGCCCACCCACATTTCACCCAACTCCTCGAACCCGGCGGGGAAGTCTTCCGCTATCAGCAGGTAGGCATCCCGGTACGCGCCTGGACAGTGGACGACCCGCAGGTCTGGCGTGACTTGATCGCCCAGGGCATCGACGGAATCATCACCAATAGCCCGGCCTCCGCCGTCAAAGTCCGCGACGAAAGTACTCACTTTGGTCGATAGGCATGACCGCTAGGTCGGACGCTCGTCCGAACGTCATTTCCGGCACCCCTACCAGGGTCGCGATTCATAGAGTCGACGACGACCGCTGAGGCGTCCGTGCGACGATCTACCCCATGAAGAAGCAGTCATTTCTCACCAAAAGGCGTGTCATGTGGTGGATCGGATTGCTTCTCATGTCTCCGCTGCTTATCTTTTTGATTGCTTCAGAGCGGTTCAGCAAACAGCTTTTGAATGCAGACTCCGCATACTTGCTCGGGCGGGTAGTCGTCACACCCCATCATCTTGTCGCTATCGGATGCGGTCTCGGCTTGGCTTGCTGGACCTGGTGTGCGTTCACGGATCCCCCTCCGTGGCCAGAGACCAAAGCACGGCGCAAGCTGGCACACGCAAAGTTCGTGCTCGTCACTCTGTACAGCGTGCTCATGTTCGCTTTCATCGCACTGGCAGTCTTCCTGATGGCGGTGTTCGCAACCCACTATCGAGTCTTGACCCCCGTAGGCCCCGAAGGCTGCCGAGTGATCCTGTCTATGAACGAGGGACTGCTGGGAGCCAGCGGCCGCGTGTATGTCGCGTCCTCGGCATTCGCCTTGCTAGAGCGAACGGACTCCGGCTGGTCGTCCGATGATCCGGGAGCAAATCCTCTGGACGAAGGCAACTGGGATCTCTCCTGGCACGGTGACCAGGCAAGCTTGACGATTTGGATGGACTCAACGTCTCGAAACAAGTCCGACGCCTCCCACCTGGAAGCGGTTTCATGCACGAGCCGATAGCTGCTCGCAAGGAGCCTCCCGAGGATTATCGCCAAGGATTCGATCTCATCGCGAAGGCCGACTTCATCACTACCGAACTGGCAGCGGCTCTCGAGCCCTCATCGGGCTGCGCAACATACTGGTTCATCAATACACCGATATCGACCTTGCCCAAGTGGCCGCCGCCGTCCCACTTGCGCTGCGTGACTACGGTGAGTACATTCGGCAGGTTTCGCGCAAGCTGATCTGATCCCCGACAGCAACACTCCACGACGTACCTCCACGTCCCACATGAAAGTCCTAATGGCCGCCCGCGTCCAGTCGAAACGTCTCGGCATGCATGCCCTGCAGCAGGACGGGCTGTGGATCATCCGGAGGATGTCTGCGAGGCTGAGGTACATGCACATGGACGATCTCCATCTCGACAGGCCGACGCTCGACGACGTAGCGGCTATTCACACGATCTACAGCGATCCGAGAGTATGGACGCATCTGCCCTCAGGACGCCACGAGCGGCTTCAGAC contains:
- the pstB gene encoding phosphate ABC transporter ATP-binding protein PstB, giving the protein MAKRMELKDLDIYYGSFLAVQGVSMVVEPRSVTAFIGPSGCGKSTVLRSLDRMLELTPGGRVEGQVLLDEQDIYASNVDPVRVRQQIGMVFQQPNPFPTMSIRDNVLAGIKLNNRKMPKSQQDEVVERSLRGSNLWNEVKDRLDAPGNGLSGGQQQRLCIARAIAIEPEVLLMDEPCSALDPISTLAIEDLIQELKENFTVVIVTHNMQQASRVSDKTGFFNIEGTGKPGHLIEFDYTEKIFTNPSLPDTERYITGQFG
- a CDS encoding type II toxin-antitoxin system RelE/ParE family toxin, translating into MIRSFADKQTERLFMRETVRTLDPQIQRNALIKLWLLDAADTLQDLRIPPGNHLEALHGDRTGQHSIRINKKWRICFTWTKAGPTEVEITDYH
- a CDS encoding HigA family addiction module antitoxin; its protein translation is MTEKMAPVHPGEILQEEFMEPLGITQNRLAVSIGVPPRRINEIVHGKRRITADTALRLGRYFGTTAQIWLNLQTHHDLELAKDRAREEIDAITPLQAA
- a CDS encoding glycerophosphodiester phosphodiesterase family protein; the encoded protein is MTLIWAHARSEKITASNTLEAFEAAIEDGADGLEFDVHQSSDGVLVCAHDGTLEGPGGEKKVIAETSYADLRKLDVGDASTGVARIPRLDEVFELFAPTDRLLNVELKNLPPVYPGYARNVLQHIAASGMAERIVISSFDHRLLREIQQLDASIQVAALYPDGMLEPWTYLKAVGIPQAHPHFTQLLEPGGEVFRYQQVGIPVRAWTVDDPQVWRDLIAQGIDGIITNSPASAVKVRDESTHFGR
- a CDS encoding HepT-like ribonuclease domain-containing protein, encoding MGLRNILVHQYTDIDLAQVAAAVPLALRDYGEYIRQVSRKLI